In Bermanella sp. WJH001, the genomic stretch TAACCTCGCTGTGCCAAAACAAACATCTTACGAAGTGTATATTCGGATTTTTCAAGGCACTGAAATGACCATGCATTGTTTTACCAGTTTCCACATTTGGCAAGAACAAGACTTTTATCGACATGGCCATTTAGAAATGTTGTCTCTGGTCATGTTACTTTGCTTAGAAGTGTTCATGGGCATTGCTGCTGTGGCTATCTACTATTCAACCAAAGATAAATTATTTTTATCCTATGCCTTATTTGTACTTTCTGCTGCCGGTCTGTTTGCTGGTTTAAGTGGTTTGTGGGGCTATTTTATTATGCCCAACCATTATGAAATATGGATGGTCGTAATTAAAATCAACCTATGCCAAATCATGTCCTTATTATTTATAAGGCGCTTCTTAAACTTAAAGCATTATTCGAAAAGCCTCGATCAGGGCATTTTAGCACTGGCAAGCTTGGGGGCTTTTGGTTTGCTCACCAATCTAATGGGCTATCCCAATCTTTCACGGATGACTGCAGATGTGATTGCCATGTTTTTTATATTCTTAATTCCTTTAGGTTTGTACGCACATAGGCAGGGAGTAAAAAGCGCGCTGTTATTCACATTAAGTTGGGTGATTTTTATTGTGGGTATGGCACTCGCTTCCATGCGTTTAAGTGGATTAATAGCAGATACCTATGTCACTCAATGGATGATATACATTGGTGGGTTTATCGAGATTATATTGTTAGCCAGCATCATGGTTTTGCGTCTACACAACATGGAAAAAGAAAAAACCTTCATACAAAAAAGACTGGATATTGCCTTAGCTGACGCTCAAGAAAACAACCAAATTAAAGACAAATTTTTAGGCGTGTTTAGTCATGAATTACGAACACCCTTAAATGGCATTTTAGGCAGCTTACAGTTATTAGGGTTCTCATCGCTTACAGATGAACAAAAGCAGCAAAAAGAGACGGCATCTCGCGCTGCTAAACATTTACTGCGCATGGTTGAAAATATACTAACATTTTCAGAGCTCACCTCTCAAAAAGCTCGCAGTACCTTGCATGACGTAAATATCAATACCAACATTCAAGGCATACTCAATAGCTTTCAACGGAACGCACAAACAAAAAATCTAGTATTGCAGTCAAATTTTTCCTCTGATACGCCCCACACATTAAAATTAGACTGGCCCAATATCCAAAAAATCCTCACCTACTGGTTGGATAATGCTATTAAATTTAGCCACAAAGGAGTGATCAGCATTAACGTGGATTGTAAGCCACTAGATGATAAAAAAAGCTACCAGGTAACCTTTCATGTTATTGACCAAGGACCTGGCATACAGCAAGACACACTTCAACAAATACAAAAAGGCTTTGATCAAAACAATATCAACACTATCAAAAACATTGAAGGTTTGGGTTTAGGCCTTGCCAATAGCATACAAATCGCGGAATTAATTCACGCACACTGCCGTGTTTCTTCATCTGCCCAAGGCACCCAATACACATTAAATATAATCGCCCATAAGGCAGAGCTGCCAAAAGACCATGAAACTCAACACCGCCATGACCACAACCTTGTTTTAGCTGTCGATGATAATCCAATCAACCTTATGGTCTTAACTCAAATTCTCACAAATAATGGATTAGACGTCGATGAAGCAAAAGACGGTATAGAAGCACTTGAAATGGTCAAACAAAAAAAATACCAAACTATTTTTATGGATTGCCAAATGCCAAGAATGGATGGCTACGAAGCCACTCGCTGCATTCGAGAAAGTGATAATTTAAATTCAAACACACCTATTATTGCCGTGACCGCTAATGCCTACGACAGTGATCGCGAACATTGCTTATATGTGGGTATGAATGATTTTATTAGCAAGCCCATTGATCAAACAAAAATCATGACTGCATTTAAACGCTGGAACAAGCTTAACTAAAAATCTATTCTTTCTGCCCCATACCTGCAATACCTGATAACCTTGTGCACTTAAGCATGAAATAAATGAGTTAATACCTCTTCTAGTGCATCAATAGCAATGGGTTTAGCGATAAAACCATTCATACCCACGTCGATACACGCCTGTTTATCTTGTTCCGATGCATTAGCGGTTACAGCCACTACTAGGTTACTAAACCCCATATTACGAATATTCTGTGTTGCTTCAACGCCACCCATACCCGGCATTCTCATATCCATTAAAATTAAGTTTGTATCCATATTTTCAGCAATATAGTCAATTGCTTCTTCACCACTATTGACGGACAAAACAGTATCAGCACCAAACTCCATCAGCATGGACTCAAGCACCATGCAATTCATTGCAATATCATCAACCACTAAAATCGAGCGCCCCGCAAGAGATAACTTTATATCCACACTAGAATCTTCTTGTTTCTCTATATGGCAATTCGCTAACACACGCCCAGGCAAATCGACTGTAAAACAACTGCCGATATTAGGCTCACTGGTAACAGAAATAGAGCCTTGCATACTCTTAACCAAACCCATGGAAATGGCTAAACCTAAACCTGTGCCCTCCATATTCCTAGTGGAATCATCCGAGAACTGAGAAAACTGAGTAAATAGATTTTTTTGATCTTCTTTTTTTATTCCAATACCCGTATCCGAAATTGAAATTCGAACACCACTTTTATTTACACGCTCTAAACTAATCGCAACTTCACCGACATCCGTAAATTTCATGGCATTTGATATCAGGTTCATTAAAACTTGAGCGAGTCTATTTTTATCACCATTAATGTATAATTTTTCATCTGGCAATTTTAATTTCAAGTTCACATGTTCTTTTAGCTTAGTTTCCATTATGCGAGCGATTTCAGATACTTGTTCAGTTAAATCATAGGGCTCTTCAATTAACTTAATTTGATTCTCTTCAAGTTTACTAAAGTCTAAAATATCGTTTATTAACATCAGCAATAAATTACCAGCTAACGCGATATCATTCACTCTCGCATGATGTTTTTCAGGCAGTTCAGCTCGGGCTAAAAGCTGAGCATTGCCAATCATACTGTTTAAAGGGGTTCTTAATTCGTGACTCATAGTGGCGAGAAATATTGACTTACTTCGAGTGGAGGATTCCGCCTCTAACTTTAATTGATTCACCTCTTCTATTTTTTCTTGTTTGTTTTTTACAACTTCTTCAAGTTCCGCTAAATGTTGCTGGGATAAATTCCACATACCCCGGGTACATGTCAGCACCATTATTGCCGCACACACCACATACATAATTTTAATCAAAACCCAGCCATCTGGGTGAATCAAGGGCTCTGGCAACCAACCATTAAACAAGGCATATACGTTAAACCCAAACAACAAAAATGTTGCTGCCACAAATATCAATAAGTGCCAACCTGAAAACAAAAACGCTATCAATAAAACCGGCACAATCCATAAAATTAAAGTGGGGCCTGCAATGGACAAGTTATTAAAATCCACATAAAAAATCAGGCTCATGGTTATGACACACACATAAGCAGATACATGGCCTAAACGGCCAAACACCCCCATAAAAAAAGTAACCGCCAGCAAAGAAATGGTTAAACCTGCCGTGCCTAAACGTCTAAGTGGTAACTCCCCTTCGCTCAAGCTGATCATGATGATAATCAGAACACCTAGCAGCCCCAATACCGTTGAATACACCCATAGAACCTTCGCCCGAAATGCATCCTCGCGAATCAAGAAACGATTAGGTATGAGTTTGCAAAGCACACGATCTAACATCGAGGGTGGCATGTCATGTTTTAAAGGGGTCAATAAACAGCACCACTAATCAGAGTTATGTATACAGTCTAGCTGATCATACTAAGGGGGGTAGTAAACACCCATAATTGTAAGATAGATCAATTAACTCAGGGACTTAGCCCATTTACCCAAAATAACGACTGCTAACTTAGGGCTGAATATCACTGCTATTTATGCTTTAATGCGGCCTTTTATTTTTACGTGGCCCCATCATGAAGATTTACGGCATCAAAAACTGTGACACCATGAAAAAAGCCCTTAAGTGGCTAGACGCCCAAGCAGCGGCTTATGAGTTTCACGATTACAAAAAAGCGGGGTTAAGCTCAGAATTAGCAGACACCTTCCTGGCTAATATCGAAATTGAGCAACTCATTAATAAACGCGGTACCACCTACCGTGCTCTTGATGAGGACACTAAGGCAAAGATCAGCGCGCTAGATAAAAGTGTGGCTAAACAAGTCATGCTGGATAACCCATCCATTATTAAGCGTCCGGTACTTGAACATAACGGCCAATATTTGCTGGGTTTTAAAGCTGAGCAATACCAAGAGTTTGTATAAATTTTAATCACACATAAGTAACTGACCATAGGAATATTAAAATGGCATTAGCATTTGCATTAGGTGTAGGCACCCAGAACGCTAAAAATGAATGGCTAGAAGTGTTCTACCAAAAGCCGGTTTACCAACCAGAAGCTCAGCTAATTGATGCAGCAAAAGCCGCAGGTTACACCTCTGGCAACCAAGCTATCGAACTAGACAGCGCTAAATTAGCCACTTTGGCAGAAAGTCTACCGGCTGATCAGGCGTCACTTGCTAAAACACTTAGCACCAGTAAGCGCCCAACTGTACTTGTGGTTTTAGAATCAGATGAGCAAGCAAGCAGCACACCTGAGGTGTATTTAAAGCTTCAGCTCATTTCTCATCGTTTGGTTAAGCCACATGGTATTAACCTAGCGGGTATCTTTGGCTTGCTGCCAAACGTTGCTTGGACAAACAAAGGTGCCATTGACCTTGCTGAACTTGCCGATGCACAACTAGAAGCCCGCCTTAACGGCGAGCTACTTGAAGTCATCAGTGTTGATAAATTCCCTAAAATGACCGATTACGTAGTACCAAGCGGTGTGCGTATTGCGGATACATCTCGTGTACGTTTAGGCGCTTACGTGGGTGAAGGCACCACCATCATGCACGAAGGTTTCATTAACTTTAATGCCGGTACTGCCGGCACGTCTATGATTGAAGGTCGTATTTCTGCGGGTGTATTTGTCGGCGAAGGCTCTGACCTTGGCGGTGGCTGTTCAACCATGGGTACCCTATCAGGCGGTGGTAACATCATTATTTCTGTGGGTGAAAACTCATTGATTGGTGCTAACGCTGGTATTGGTATTCCTTTAGGCGATCGCTGTACGGTTGAATCAGGTTTATACATCACGGCCGGCACAAAGGTGCAGGTACTTGATGATCAAAAACAAGTGGTTGAAGTGGTTAAAGCACGCGAGCTAGCTGGTAAGCCTGACTTATTATTCCGCCGTGATTCTATCGGTGGTGCGGTGCAATGTGTCACCAATAAAACGGCTATCGAGTTAAATCACGAGTTACACGCCAACAACTAATTTTAAGTTAGAAGCGTCTTTTCAAAAAGGTCATGAATTACTCATGGCCTTTTTTTGTTTTTCTTTGCATAAAACGTTGAAGAAACATGTGCTGTTAGGACATTTACGCCAATCGCTCCAATCAAGATTAAAAATTCTAACCAACTTAAAATTTATAGCGAAAAGTTCCTAAAAACCATATTGCGAACCAATTCGCACTTTTATCGCACCAATTTGATTAAACAACACGCACATCAAAAAATACCTGTGCACTAAAACGCGCCAAAAAGCCGAAGGATTTATCGGTTTTTACAGACCATACCCTCTTCCAGGAAAGTATTAACCTTCCTAATTTAATGCTCTGGTATTAAAATTAGAAAACGCTAATTATTCTAACAATAAAGGATTGAGACCAATGGAACAGGACATTCTAGATAAACCATTTCTGCCCTTAGATCGGCTTCGAATCCTTAAGTATTTCAGTGTCTACAGTGCCGTCATTACCGGTGTATTGATGGGCTTATTCTTTTCTGACATCGATTTAGATTTTTTAGGTGTCCTCAACCCTAAGTTATACCCAATGGTATTATCCTTTCATGCTGTGATGACCATTGTATTTATGGTGCTGGCTTTTAGCGTAGGCCAAGCCCATTACGATCATTTAATCGCCTTCTTTTTGATTGATATCACTCTAGTGGCTGGCTTAATTTATTCCAGTGGCTCTGGCACCACCCTTAGCTATTTAATGATCATTAATATTGCTGTGGGTAACGCATTAGTCAGCGGGGAAAAAGGGTTTCTGTTAAGTGCTTGGGCGACTATTTGTTTAGGATTTATCGAATATCAATTCCAACAAGGTGGCCACGACTACAATTATTTAAATGCAGGCACACTTGGTTTTATCTTTTTTATAAGCGCACTCATTATTCAAGCATTGGTCAAGCGCCTGCACTTGTCTGTGGATATCAACCGTGTTCAGGCTGATAGCTTATTAAGCATGGAGCAACTTACCAAACTTGTACTTAAACGCTTAGATACAGGTGTCGTCGTAATTGATGATCACAATAATATAATCTTTCAAAATACAGCAGCTCAACGACTACTGGGTTACCCTGGGCCCATTCGCGCTCTACCCGAAAAACTGCAAGCAAGCTTAAATGAATATTTAAAATTCCCTAAATACAAACCCGGCACATTCAAAGCTGGCCCTACCACTGCAAAAGTTCAGCCCATGTTTGCACCGTTAATGCCTGGCACTGACCGTGGCACTGTGATTTTTATCGAAGATACCAACGTGGTTTATCAACAAGCCCAACGCTTAAAACAAGTGTCTCTTGGTAAGTTAGCCGCGGGGATTGTGCGAGAAATCAAAGAGCCTATGAATGGCATTTATTTAATCGCCAAAGATACCGCCAAAAGTCTTGTTGCATCTGGAGACCAAGAACGCCACATTAAAATTAAAGAGCATTCAATGCACATTGAACGCATCATAAATAACGTTCAAAACCTAAGTAATAGTAAAGCCACTGAATATCAAAAGGTCAGCCTTGGTAACTGGATTGTCAGCACCATGCGTAAGCTTGAGCACACAACCTTAAAAAATGTGCAAATTCAGTTAAAAGTAAGCCGCACGGCATCCAACATTTATGTGGACCCATCTCAAATAGAACAAGCACTTACCAACCTGCTCGAAAATGCGGCGTATTTTTCTAAGCAAAAAAATGAAGAATTTGCTCGTGTCACCATTTTAGTGGGCCACAATAAAGTCAGCAAACAAGCCATTATTGAAATTCAAGACAATGGGTATGGTGTCGCATTAGATGACTTAGATCATATCTTTGAGCCGTTTTATACCTCAGAATCAAGTAAGTCCGGTTTAGGATTATATCTAGCTAAACAATTCTGTGAGATGAACATGGCCCGATTAGATTATGTTGCAGCACAAGAAGGCGCCCGCTTTAGAATCACCTTCGCCACACCCGAGCAAGTACAACGACAACTTGAAAAACGTGACGACTTTTCAATTCGTGATAAAACAAAGCTCGCAACTGCCGTTTAAATGCGCAGCTTAATTACGCCATTTGTTAGTGGCTATTGGTCAAGTGATAACTATTTAGCCAAGAAAAACAAACAGGCTGAAGACAAGCTATGCAAACAAAAAAGACCTCGCTACTG encodes the following:
- a CDS encoding hybrid sensor histidine kinase/response regulator, translating into MTRYSFVWLLNVCLFLCTVPSLASTLPVIDLSKHPSGERTGDNYLYSRDYNETTPLKQVLADNPWQTPESGVTNRGFSDNSSWMAFTLKNPSQKDMRLVLEYVDASAQNIDVYYRKLDSQDAFQHIHYGFDLPVTTRSVSFYRPAFNLAVPKQTSYEVYIRIFQGTEMTMHCFTSFHIWQEQDFYRHGHLEMLSLVMLLCLEVFMGIAAVAIYYSTKDKLFLSYALFVLSAAGLFAGLSGLWGYFIMPNHYEIWMVVIKINLCQIMSLLFIRRFLNLKHYSKSLDQGILALASLGAFGLLTNLMGYPNLSRMTADVIAMFFIFLIPLGLYAHRQGVKSALLFTLSWVIFIVGMALASMRLSGLIADTYVTQWMIYIGGFIEIILLASIMVLRLHNMEKEKTFIQKRLDIALADAQENNQIKDKFLGVFSHELRTPLNGILGSLQLLGFSSLTDEQKQQKETASRAAKHLLRMVENILTFSELTSQKARSTLHDVNINTNIQGILNSFQRNAQTKNLVLQSNFSSDTPHTLKLDWPNIQKILTYWLDNAIKFSHKGVISINVDCKPLDDKKSYQVTFHVIDQGPGIQQDTLQQIQKGFDQNNINTIKNIEGLGLGLANSIQIAELIHAHCRVSSSAQGTQYTLNIIAHKAELPKDHETQHRHDHNLVLAVDDNPINLMVLTQILTNNGLDVDEAKDGIEALEMVKQKKYQTIFMDCQMPRMDGYEATRCIRESDNLNSNTPIIAVTANAYDSDREHCLYVGMNDFISKPIDQTKIMTAFKRWNKLN
- a CDS encoding ATP-binding protein, translated to MLDRVLCKLIPNRFLIREDAFRAKVLWVYSTVLGLLGVLIIIMISLSEGELPLRRLGTAGLTISLLAVTFFMGVFGRLGHVSAYVCVITMSLIFYVDFNNLSIAGPTLILWIVPVLLIAFLFSGWHLLIFVAATFLLFGFNVYALFNGWLPEPLIHPDGWVLIKIMYVVCAAIMVLTCTRGMWNLSQQHLAELEEVVKNKQEKIEEVNQLKLEAESSTRSKSIFLATMSHELRTPLNSMIGNAQLLARAELPEKHHARVNDIALAGNLLLMLINDILDFSKLEENQIKLIEEPYDLTEQVSEIARIMETKLKEHVNLKLKLPDEKLYINGDKNRLAQVLMNLISNAMKFTDVGEVAISLERVNKSGVRISISDTGIGIKKEDQKNLFTQFSQFSDDSTRNMEGTGLGLAISMGLVKSMQGSISVTSEPNIGSCFTVDLPGRVLANCHIEKQEDSSVDIKLSLAGRSILVVDDIAMNCMVLESMLMEFGADTVLSVNSGEEAIDYIAENMDTNLILMDMRMPGMGGVEATQNIRNMGFSNLVVAVTANASEQDKQACIDVGMNGFIAKPIAIDALEEVLTHLFHA
- a CDS encoding ArsC family reductase, with product MKIYGIKNCDTMKKALKWLDAQAAAYEFHDYKKAGLSSELADTFLANIEIEQLINKRGTTYRALDEDTKAKISALDKSVAKQVMLDNPSIIKRPVLEHNGQYLLGFKAEQYQEFV
- the dapD gene encoding 2,3,4,5-tetrahydropyridine-2,6-dicarboxylate N-succinyltransferase — encoded protein: MALAFALGVGTQNAKNEWLEVFYQKPVYQPEAQLIDAAKAAGYTSGNQAIELDSAKLATLAESLPADQASLAKTLSTSKRPTVLVVLESDEQASSTPEVYLKLQLISHRLVKPHGINLAGIFGLLPNVAWTNKGAIDLAELADAQLEARLNGELLEVISVDKFPKMTDYVVPSGVRIADTSRVRLGAYVGEGTTIMHEGFINFNAGTAGTSMIEGRISAGVFVGEGSDLGGGCSTMGTLSGGGNIIISVGENSLIGANAGIGIPLGDRCTVESGLYITAGTKVQVLDDQKQVVEVVKARELAGKPDLLFRRDSIGGAVQCVTNKTAIELNHELHANN
- a CDS encoding HAMP domain-containing sensor histidine kinase; its protein translation is MEQDILDKPFLPLDRLRILKYFSVYSAVITGVLMGLFFSDIDLDFLGVLNPKLYPMVLSFHAVMTIVFMVLAFSVGQAHYDHLIAFFLIDITLVAGLIYSSGSGTTLSYLMIINIAVGNALVSGEKGFLLSAWATICLGFIEYQFQQGGHDYNYLNAGTLGFIFFISALIIQALVKRLHLSVDINRVQADSLLSMEQLTKLVLKRLDTGVVVIDDHNNIIFQNTAAQRLLGYPGPIRALPEKLQASLNEYLKFPKYKPGTFKAGPTTAKVQPMFAPLMPGTDRGTVIFIEDTNVVYQQAQRLKQVSLGKLAAGIVREIKEPMNGIYLIAKDTAKSLVASGDQERHIKIKEHSMHIERIINNVQNLSNSKATEYQKVSLGNWIVSTMRKLEHTTLKNVQIQLKVSRTASNIYVDPSQIEQALTNLLENAAYFSKQKNEEFARVTILVGHNKVSKQAIIEIQDNGYGVALDDLDHIFEPFYTSESSKSGLGLYLAKQFCEMNMARLDYVAAQEGARFRITFATPEQVQRQLEKRDDFSIRDKTKLATAV